The following are from one region of the Ochotona princeps isolate mOchPri1 chromosome 4, mOchPri1.hap1, whole genome shotgun sequence genome:
- the SCN3B gene encoding sodium channel subunit beta-3: MPAFDRSCVLASLLLIYGVSVCFPVCVEVPSETEAVQGNSMKLRCISCMKREEVEASTVVEWFYRPEGGKDFLIYEYRNGHQEVESPFQGRLQWNGSKDLQDVSITVLNVTLNDSGLYTCNVSREFEFEAHRPFVKTTRLIPLRVTEEAGEDFTSVVSEIMMYILLVFLTLWLLIEMVYCYRKVSKAEEAAQENASDYLAIPSENKENAAVPVEE, encoded by the exons ATGCCTGCCTTCGACAGATCGTGCGTCCTGGCTTCCCTCTTGCTCATCTACGGGG TCAGCGTCTGCTTCCCTGTGTGTGTGGAAGTGCCCTCGGAGACGGAGGCTGTCCAAGGCAACTCCATGAAGCTGCGCTGCATCTCCTGCATGaagagggaggaggtggaggcCAGCACCGTGGTGGAGTGGTTCTACAGGCCCGAGGGCGGTAAAGATTTCCTT ATCTACGAATACCGAAACGGCCACCAAGAGGTGGAGAGCCCCTTCCAGGGGCGCCTGCAGTGGAACGGGAGTAAGGACCTGCAGGATGTGTCCATCACTGTGCTCAACGTCACGCTCAATGACTCCGGCCTCTACACCTGTAACGTGTCCCGGGAGTTTGAGTTTGAGGCGCATCGGCCCTTTGTGAAGACCACGCGGCTGATCCCCCTCCGCGTCACCGAGGAGG CCGGAGAGGACTTCACCTCCGTGGTCTCAGAGATCATGATGTACATCCTGCTGGTCTTCCTCACCCTGTGGCTGCTCATAGAGATGGTTTATTGCTACAGAAAGGTCTCAAAGGCCGAAGAAGCCGCGCAGGAAAACGC GTCTGACTATCTTGCCATCCCTTCAGAGAACAAGGAGAATGCTGCGGTCCCAGTGGAAGAGTAG